One genomic window of Nitrospirota bacterium includes the following:
- a CDS encoding SulP family inorganic anion transporter: MIKRKNDQTNNYLLVKLFPFLKWIAELKESWKVDLFAGLTGAVVVLPQGVAFAMIAGMPPQYGLYTAIVPAVIAALFGSSRHLISGPTTAISLVIFSTVSVMAEPGSEHYVSIVLMLTLLAGLIQFGLGVVRLGGLVDFVSHSVVIGFTAGAAILIASSQLKHVFGLQYKNAAHFTDNIKLLIENLSNYNLRALIIAAITLAVVITMKVFKPKWPGMLVSMVVGGGVSYALGWHTQGVRVVGALPSAIPPFSLPNFSYDTIQSLVSPALAVAMLGIMEAVSIARSVALKSGQKIDGNQEFLGQGLSNMFGAFLSSYASSGSFTRSGVNFTAGAKTPFSAICAAMWLLAILVFVKSLAAFLPIAAMAAVILVVAYNLIDFHHILHTVKLSKQDAAVMAVTFLATLFLDLEFAIYVGALLSIGLYLNKTARPQVLPRVPEPNSGRHFITDPFLPQCSQFGIIRIEGDLYFAAMNHVEESINTLCSFVPSQTKILLICSSINNVDLMGVESMVNLVKDYRRNGKDIVFCKMKPEVYTMFKKSGALKTLGEDHVFDSQEDAIADIVSSLDKSACRQCSNRVFWECDANKSEVCRQQDMILADA; this comes from the coding sequence ATGATAAAAAGAAAAAATGATCAGACTAATAACTACTTATTGGTGAAGTTGTTTCCATTTCTAAAGTGGATTGCAGAGTTAAAAGAGTCATGGAAAGTGGACTTGTTTGCAGGTTTAACGGGAGCAGTCGTTGTGCTGCCTCAGGGGGTAGCGTTTGCAATGATAGCTGGAATGCCTCCCCAGTATGGTCTTTATACGGCGATAGTGCCTGCTGTGATTGCGGCTCTTTTTGGTAGCTCACGGCATCTAATTTCAGGCCCTACTACCGCAATATCATTAGTAATATTCAGCACAGTGTCTGTAATGGCAGAGCCTGGCAGTGAGCACTATGTGTCCATTGTGCTTATGCTGACATTGTTAGCCGGCCTTATTCAGTTTGGTCTGGGAGTTGTCAGATTAGGCGGACTGGTTGATTTTGTATCCCACTCGGTGGTTATAGGTTTTACCGCGGGGGCTGCTATTTTAATAGCATCAAGCCAGCTTAAACACGTTTTTGGCTTACAGTACAAAAATGCCGCACATTTTACAGACAACATAAAACTTCTGATAGAAAATCTGTCAAACTACAACTTGCGCGCTCTGATAATAGCCGCAATAACCCTGGCTGTGGTCATCACGATGAAAGTGTTTAAGCCCAAATGGCCTGGTATGCTTGTCAGCATGGTGGTGGGCGGAGGCGTAAGTTATGCCCTTGGATGGCACACACAGGGAGTGCGGGTGGTAGGAGCACTTCCATCAGCAATACCGCCGTTTTCACTGCCAAATTTCTCTTATGATACAATTCAATCGCTTGTCTCACCTGCTCTTGCCGTTGCTATGCTTGGCATCATGGAGGCCGTTTCAATAGCACGCTCAGTAGCGCTCAAATCCGGACAAAAAATTGATGGTAATCAGGAGTTTTTGGGGCAGGGGCTCTCTAACATGTTTGGGGCATTCCTTTCCTCGTATGCCTCGTCAGGTTCATTTACCAGAAGCGGAGTCAATTTCACGGCAGGAGCAAAAACACCTTTTAGCGCAATATGTGCTGCTATGTGGCTTTTAGCTATCCTGGTTTTTGTTAAATCACTGGCAGCATTTCTGCCAATAGCTGCAATGGCTGCCGTCATACTGGTGGTTGCCTACAACCTTATAGATTTCCACCATATTTTGCACACAGTGAAGCTCTCCAAGCAGGATGCCGCTGTTATGGCAGTTACTTTTTTAGCCACGTTGTTTTTGGATCTTGAGTTTGCAATATACGTAGGTGCACTGCTTTCTATCGGATTGTACCTTAATAAAACTGCCCGGCCTCAGGTGCTTCCCAGAGTGCCAGAGCCTAACAGCGGCAGGCATTTTATAACAGACCCGTTTCTCCCCCAGTGTTCACAGTTTGGGATTATAAGGATAGAAGGGGATCTGTACTTTGCTGCCATGAATCATGTTGAGGAGAGCATAAATACACTTTGCTCATTTGTTCCCTCACAGACTAAGATATTGCTCATTTGCAGCAGTATAAATAATGTGGATTTGATGGGCGTTGAGTCTATGGTAAATCTCGTTAAAGACTACAGGAGAAACGGCAAGGACATCGTCTTCTGTAAGATGAAGCCGGAGGTTTACACGATGTTTAAAAAGAGTGGTGCGCTTAAAACGTTAGGTGAAGACCACGTGTTTGACTCTCAGGAGGACGCCATTGCCGACATTGTGTCGAGTCTGGATAAATCCGCATGCCGTCAATGCTCAAACCGTGTGTTTTGGGAGTGTGACGCTAATAAGTCAGAAGTTTGCCGTCAACAGGATATGATACTTGCAGATGCGTAA
- a CDS encoding universal stress protein: MSNEIDFRALICIDGSTEALAGMRYGAKLGTGLGAALTIMHVRGSNGNHASTVGTTGVSGSGAAWGVAVPEINYLVEAKDTLTYYGWMDEKWNEEQERKFEGNPLEDFQIMYQSPDKGKITLKMTTGHNVAAKILSEVESGGYSLVIMGASKKMSVIDRILLSSEVQKVVVHAPCAVLVARELEAGHGHLFCLDGSEKTYNALIKDLMLANLCSCPVSIISVAENSSKESEANDIIKEGARLAESLGLKVDQKIVAVGNPVEEIISHGRNYSVIVVGADTTTGLKRFFMGGTAFNIVLNAENSVMVVR; this comes from the coding sequence ATGAGTAACGAAATTGATTTCAGAGCACTGATATGTATAGACGGCTCCACAGAGGCGCTGGCAGGAATGCGCTATGGCGCCAAACTTGGAACCGGACTAGGTGCAGCACTAACCATAATGCACGTCAGAGGCAGTAATGGTAACCATGCATCAACTGTTGGCACAACAGGAGTTTCCGGTAGCGGAGCAGCCTGGGGAGTGGCGGTTCCTGAAATCAACTATCTGGTTGAGGCCAAAGACACTCTGACCTACTATGGCTGGATGGATGAGAAGTGGAACGAGGAACAGGAACGAAAATTTGAGGGCAATCCCCTTGAGGATTTTCAGATAATGTACCAATCTCCGGACAAAGGCAAGATAACTCTTAAGATGACAACAGGTCACAACGTAGCGGCTAAAATATTATCAGAGGTGGAAAGCGGCGGTTACAGTCTGGTGATTATGGGTGCCTCAAAGAAAATGAGTGTGATTGACAGAATTCTGTTGTCCTCGGAGGTTCAAAAAGTGGTGGTTCATGCTCCTTGTGCCGTGTTGGTAGCAAGGGAGCTTGAAGCAGGCCACGGACATCTGTTTTGTCTTGACGGCAGTGAAAAGACCTACAACGCTTTGATAAAAGATCTGATGCTTGCCAATCTTTGCTCTTGCCCTGTGTCCATAATATCGGTAGCAGAAAATTCCTCAAAAGAGAGCGAAGCCAATGATATTATTAAAGAGGGAGCCAGACTGGCTGAAAGCCTTGGCCTTAAAGTGGATCAGAAAATCGTAGCTGTAGGCAATCCGGTAGAGGAGATAATAAGCCATGGCCGCAACTACTCGGTAATCGTTGTCGGAGCCGATACTACTACGGGTCTGAAACGATTTTTCATGGGCGGCACGGCTTTTAATATTGTATTAAACGCAGAAAACTCAGTGATGGTGGTGAGATGA
- a CDS encoding universal stress protein: MRDYRRVMVVINGSMDVLKHGAKMAKEDNCRVTALKVLPEYEGDLSLVGVSNIEDTLNSGKERIEREIRDFANSEKVSIRTRIEYGDITEKIIEAVEDEETDLVIMGVKKQGILEKILGDRTLDKVFSLVPCPLMVVRV; this comes from the coding sequence ATGAGAGATTACAGAAGAGTAATGGTTGTGATAAACGGCTCTATGGATGTGCTTAAGCACGGAGCTAAGATGGCCAAGGAGGACAATTGCAGGGTTACAGCTCTTAAGGTTTTACCTGAGTATGAGGGAGACCTTAGCCTTGTAGGAGTATCAAATATTGAAGATACATTAAACTCAGGCAAGGAGAGAATCGAACGTGAAATAAGGGATTTTGCCAATTCTGAAAAAGTATCTATAAGAACCCGGATAGAGTATGGTGACATAACGGAAAAAATAATTGAGGCAGTAGAGGACGAGGAGACGGATTTAGTCATTATGGGCGTAAAAAAGCAGGGCATATTAGAGAAAATTTTGGGAGACAGAACGCTGGATAAGGTGTTTTCATTGGTACCATGTCCGCTGATGGTGGTGAGGGTATAA
- a CDS encoding DEAD/DEAH box helicase, with protein MEETAIGNFEQFGLRPEILKGVYEAGFKVPSPIQEQAIPIILSGKDIIARAQTGTGKTAAFGLPAMHAVKHTGSVEVLVMLPTRELASQVSDELYRLGQYFNIRTAAVYGGQSIGRQVDLINRGAQVVAATPGRLLDHLRSNRLKKFAPSIVVLDEADEMLDMGFIEDIESIFEFLPKKRQTMLFSATMPRQIQALARNILTEPVTVDVTPKNLATAADVIHRYYVIGEKEREEALVRLIDTEAPSKSLIFCRTKKETEMLSNTLVSRGYLTRALHGDMEQNQRNEVLAAFRRGQTYILIATDVAARGLDITDVSHVFNYHIPFEPGSYVHRIGRTGRAGKKGIAITLVTPLEFKELKRIMDFSGAPIMCEEIPTISQAKKQYYIDFAKKLMDEEIHEDAVEVFQSLTEDMDATQIACKAISMLLEKKQVAGPNRIGLSTREVADLLQRFRKQKAAFSQKTYKKSPQKRSRRDGL; from the coding sequence ATGGAAGAGACAGCAATAGGTAATTTCGAGCAATTCGGTTTAAGACCTGAAATACTCAAGGGAGTGTATGAGGCAGGCTTTAAGGTCCCAAGTCCGATTCAGGAACAAGCTATCCCGATTATTCTCTCAGGGAAAGATATAATAGCGCGGGCACAGACCGGAACGGGAAAGACGGCGGCTTTTGGGCTTCCCGCTATGCATGCTGTTAAGCACACCGGTTCTGTTGAAGTTTTAGTGATGCTCCCCACCCGTGAGCTAGCCTCACAGGTCAGCGATGAGTTATACCGGTTAGGGCAATACTTTAATATTCGTACCGCTGCGGTTTACGGCGGGCAGTCTATAGGCAGGCAGGTGGATCTCATAAACCGTGGCGCACAGGTTGTTGCAGCCACACCGGGCAGACTTTTAGACCATCTGCGTTCAAACCGTCTCAAGAAGTTTGCGCCGTCTATCGTGGTCTTAGATGAAGCCGATGAAATGCTTGACATGGGGTTTATTGAGGACATTGAGTCTATTTTTGAATTTCTGCCCAAGAAACGCCAGACGATGCTTTTTTCAGCCACAATGCCCAGACAAATTCAGGCGCTTGCCAGAAACATTCTGACAGAGCCTGTCACGGTGGATGTAACACCTAAGAATCTGGCCACTGCCGCTGATGTTATACACAGATACTATGTTATCGGTGAAAAGGAACGTGAAGAGGCGCTTGTAAGACTCATTGACACAGAGGCTCCCTCTAAAAGCCTGATATTTTGCCGCACTAAGAAAGAGACCGAGATGCTTTCAAATACGCTAGTCTCAAGAGGGTATCTAACCAGAGCACTTCATGGGGATATGGAACAGAACCAGAGAAACGAGGTTTTGGCAGCTTTCAGAAGAGGTCAGACCTATATACTTATAGCTACAGATGTAGCTGCAAGGGGACTGGATATAACCGATGTCTCGCATGTTTTTAACTATCATATACCATTTGAGCCAGGCAGTTATGTGCACCGAATAGGCCGCACAGGGCGTGCCGGCAAAAAAGGGATTGCAATTACCCTTGTCACACCGCTTGAGTTTAAGGAATTAAAGAGGATAATGGATTTTTCCGGAGCTCCCATAATGTGTGAAGAGATTCCCACAATTTCTCAGGCTAAAAAACAGTATTATATAGACTTTGCAAAAAAACTAATGGATGAGGAGATTCATGAGGATGCCGTTGAAGTCTTTCAATCCCTCACTGAAGACATGGATGCCACTCAGATTGCCTGTAAGGCTATTTCAATGCTCTTAGAGAAAAAGCAGGTCGCAGGCCCTAACAGAATAGGACTTTCCACACGAGAGGTGGCAGATTTACTCCAGCGCTTCAGAAAACAAAAAGCAGCTTTTTCACAAAAGACTTATAAGAAATCTCCTCAAAAACGAAGCAGACGCGACGGTCTTTAG
- a CDS encoding alpha/beta hydrolase, which produces MKKKYLYFIHGANCGSWVWEEFSEFFKIKGFNCLTPDLRFHKANQTDRDVNDIGTISLLDYASDIRKDLSALDEEPVLIGHSMGGLLAQIVAQSVPVRAIVLLEPGPPAGLYPKKSAFLQGIFAVLHYGFFWKAPVMPTFEQISVTSLHMLPPEKQQEVFNRFVYESGRALSEIGFPVLDRHAAAFVDFKKVISPVLVIAGSKDRIITPELARSIANNYKNNTYKEFPEHAHWILQEQGWENVAEFIFDWLEKIEE; this is translated from the coding sequence ATGAAAAAAAAATATTTATATTTTATACACGGCGCTAATTGTGGCTCATGGGTGTGGGAGGAGTTCAGCGAATTCTTTAAAATCAAGGGGTTTAACTGCCTGACACCTGATTTGCGCTTTCATAAAGCTAATCAAACAGATAGGGATGTCAACGATATTGGGACAATTAGTTTGCTTGACTATGCCTCAGACATACGTAAAGATCTGTCAGCGCTTGATGAAGAACCAGTGCTTATTGGCCACTCTATGGGAGGGCTGCTTGCTCAGATAGTTGCTCAGAGCGTACCAGTGCGGGCAATTGTACTGCTTGAGCCGGGGCCCCCTGCAGGATTATATCCTAAAAAGTCAGCTTTTCTGCAGGGGATATTTGCTGTTTTGCACTACGGTTTTTTTTGGAAAGCGCCTGTAATGCCCACCTTTGAACAAATCTCCGTTACATCTTTGCATATGTTACCGCCTGAGAAACAACAGGAGGTCTTTAACAGGTTTGTTTATGAATCAGGGAGGGCTCTTTCTGAAATAGGATTTCCAGTGTTAGACCGTCATGCGGCAGCTTTTGTTGATTTTAAAAAAGTCATATCTCCGGTGCTTGTGATAGCAGGTAGTAAGGACAGAATCATTACGCCTGAGTTGGCGCGTTCAATTGCAAATAATTATAAAAACAACACATATAAGGAGTTCCCGGAGCATGCCCATTGGATTTTACAAGAGCAGGGATGGGAAAACGTAGCCGAATTTATTTTTGACTGGCTTGAAAAAATTGAGGAGTGA
- a CDS encoding aconitate hydratase has translation MAANLVQKIFQSHKVYGELTCGTSVGLKVDEVYTQDATGTMAWLQFEAIGVDKVKVPVAVSYVDHNMIQSNYMNPDDHAFLQSAAAKFGAYFSRPGNGICHQVNLERFSRPGGIALGTDSHTPTNGGAAMIAIGVGGLDAATVMAGSPFELTMPKVVLIKLTGKLNRPYVTAMDVILALLQKLTVKGGVGSIFEYGGEGIRELNLTERATITNMGAELGATTSIFPSDENTMEFFKAQGRLADWIELKADTDASYDSVIELDLSSLEPMIAMPHSPDKVVAVKELAGTKVNQVCIGGCTNSSYQSMKAVSYVLKGKNVAENVNLLINPGSKQVYEMIAVDGCLREMIASGVRMLESSCGPCIGMGGAPGSGHVSLRTFNRNFEGRSGTKDAMVYLASPVTCAVAALSGKIVDPRDIKDLNIPEIEEPSHYIVNTNMLIAPKNGDNVHIVKGPNIKGVPVKEPLKDGITAEVLIKLGNNVTTDDIMPAGSKVLPFRSNIPTISDFVFSNIDEGFSKRAVKAKETGGGIIVGGENYGQGSSREHAALAPMYLGIEAVIALSFARIHRSNLINFGIIPLTFTNPADFEKIKQGDRLKISGLKSSLTGSQSYTVKDETSGFTFTCASNLNQRETELILAGGLLPYTKKTTQ, from the coding sequence GTGGCAGCAAATTTAGTGCAAAAAATATTTCAATCACACAAGGTTTACGGGGAGCTGACTTGCGGAACCTCCGTCGGATTAAAAGTGGATGAGGTCTATACTCAGGACGCTACGGGAACGATGGCGTGGCTTCAGTTTGAGGCAATCGGAGTTGATAAGGTTAAGGTTCCGGTTGCGGTTTCTTATGTTGACCATAACATGATACAGTCTAACTACATGAATCCGGATGATCACGCCTTTTTACAGAGTGCTGCGGCAAAATTCGGAGCGTACTTTTCCCGGCCCGGTAATGGGATTTGCCATCAGGTAAATCTGGAGAGGTTTTCTCGCCCCGGCGGGATTGCTCTTGGCACCGATAGCCACACTCCGACAAATGGCGGCGCTGCTATGATTGCTATCGGCGTCGGCGGGCTTGATGCCGCCACAGTGATGGCAGGCTCCCCGTTTGAATTAACCATGCCAAAGGTTGTGCTTATCAAACTTACTGGAAAACTCAATCGGCCATACGTTACCGCTATGGATGTTATACTGGCGCTTCTGCAAAAACTCACCGTAAAGGGCGGAGTCGGCAGCATTTTTGAGTACGGAGGAGAGGGCATCAGAGAATTAAACTTAACCGAACGTGCCACCATTACCAACATGGGAGCAGAGTTAGGTGCTACCACCTCGATTTTCCCAAGCGATGAAAACACGATGGAATTCTTCAAAGCCCAGGGCAGACTCGCCGACTGGATAGAATTAAAGGCCGATACCGATGCCTCTTACGACAGCGTAATAGAGCTTGACTTGTCGTCTTTAGAGCCTATGATAGCGATGCCGCACAGTCCGGATAAAGTTGTTGCAGTCAAAGAATTAGCCGGTACGAAAGTAAATCAGGTCTGTATCGGAGGATGCACTAATTCATCCTACCAGTCAATGAAGGCTGTGTCTTATGTGTTAAAGGGTAAGAATGTTGCTGAAAACGTTAATCTTTTGATTAATCCCGGCTCTAAGCAGGTGTATGAGATGATAGCCGTGGATGGCTGCCTCAGGGAAATGATAGCCTCAGGAGTAAGAATGCTTGAGTCCTCTTGCGGCCCTTGTATAGGAATGGGCGGGGCACCGGGCAGCGGCCACGTTTCACTTAGAACCTTTAATCGAAATTTCGAGGGACGCTCCGGTACAAAGGATGCTATGGTGTATCTGGCAAGCCCGGTAACGTGTGCAGTTGCAGCTCTAAGTGGTAAAATAGTTGATCCAAGGGATATTAAGGATCTGAATATTCCTGAAATTGAAGAGCCCTCTCATTACATTGTTAATACAAATATGTTGATTGCCCCTAAGAATGGCGATAATGTGCATATTGTTAAGGGGCCAAACATTAAGGGAGTTCCGGTTAAGGAACCGTTAAAAGATGGAATTACGGCAGAGGTTCTCATAAAACTTGGTAACAATGTCACAACAGATGACATAATGCCTGCTGGGTCTAAGGTTTTACCCTTCAGGTCAAACATTCCAACCATCTCCGATTTTGTGTTTAGCAACATTGATGAGGGATTTTCTAAAAGAGCTGTAAAGGCAAAGGAAACCGGAGGCGGAATCATCGTTGGCGGTGAAAACTACGGACAGGGCTCCTCACGGGAACATGCGGCGCTTGCCCCGATGTATTTAGGGATTGAAGCAGTCATAGCTCTCTCTTTTGCCAGAATTCACAGGTCTAATTTAATTAATTTTGGGATTATTCCGCTTACTTTTACAAATCCCGCTGATTTTGAAAAAATAAAGCAAGGTGACAGACTTAAAATCTCAGGACTAAAATCGTCCTTAACCGGCAGCCAGTCCTACACTGTAAAGGATGAAACCAGCGGTTTTACATTTACCTGCGCATCTAACTTAAATCAAAGGGAGACAGAACTAATCCTTGCCGGAGGTCTTCTGCCTTATACAAAAAAGACAACACAATAG